A window of the Osmia lignaria lignaria isolate PbOS001 chromosome 2, iyOsmLign1, whole genome shotgun sequence genome harbors these coding sequences:
- the LOC117608505 gene encoding multiple coagulation factor deficiency protein 2 homolog isoform X1: protein MEDEQMLTTLFIGLCIGSSNGFRGPHHPRSDISHHHYSPQKNIKITQDANLLQDATHLKEDMGSMADQLDFSNMTEQEIEFHYFKVHDVDNNAKLDGLEILHAIQHTFHENKVTNNKGEGFSEETKSADCEDDLPWIVELIDKVLKEDDVDNDGYLGYVEYVLGRQRDHISQAKRNDKVKIEN, encoded by the exons ACGAACAAATGCTAACCACACTTTTCATCGGTCTATGTATTGGATCTTCTAATGGTTTTCGTGGACCACATCATCCGCGAAGCGACATTTCCCATCACCATTATTCTCCCCagaaaaacattaaaataacGCAGGATGCAAATTTACTTCAAGATGCTAC CCATTTAAAAGAAGACATGGGATCCATGGCAGATCAATTGGATTTTTCAAACATGACTGAACAAGAAATAGAATTCCACTATTTTAA AGTGCACGACGTCGATAATAATGCCAAGTTGGATGGCTTAGAAATTCTCCATGCAATCCAACATACATTTCACGAAAATAAAGTGACCAATAATAAAGGTGAAGGCTTCAGCGAGGAGACGAAAAGCGCGGATTGCGAAGATGATTTACCTTGGATAGTAG AACTGATAGACAAAGTACTGAAGGAGGATGATGTAGATAATGATGGGTACCTTGGATACGTTGAATATGTACTTGGAAGACAAAGAGACCATATTTCTCAGGCAAAAAGAAATGACAAAgtgaaaattgaaaactga
- the LOC117608505 gene encoding multiple coagulation factor deficiency protein 2 homolog isoform X2 has translation MLTTLFIGLCIGSSNGFRGPHHPRSDISHHHYSPQKNIKITQDANLLQDATHLKEDMGSMADQLDFSNMTEQEIEFHYFKVHDVDNNAKLDGLEILHAIQHTFHENKVTNNKGEGFSEETKSADCEDDLPWIVELIDKVLKEDDVDNDGYLGYVEYVLGRQRDHISQAKRNDKVKIEN, from the exons ATGCTAACCACACTTTTCATCGGTCTATGTATTGGATCTTCTAATGGTTTTCGTGGACCACATCATCCGCGAAGCGACATTTCCCATCACCATTATTCTCCCCagaaaaacattaaaataacGCAGGATGCAAATTTACTTCAAGATGCTAC CCATTTAAAAGAAGACATGGGATCCATGGCAGATCAATTGGATTTTTCAAACATGACTGAACAAGAAATAGAATTCCACTATTTTAA AGTGCACGACGTCGATAATAATGCCAAGTTGGATGGCTTAGAAATTCTCCATGCAATCCAACATACATTTCACGAAAATAAAGTGACCAATAATAAAGGTGAAGGCTTCAGCGAGGAGACGAAAAGCGCGGATTGCGAAGATGATTTACCTTGGATAGTAG AACTGATAGACAAAGTACTGAAGGAGGATGATGTAGATAATGATGGGTACCTTGGATACGTTGAATATGTACTTGGAAGACAAAGAGACCATATTTCTCAGGCAAAAAGAAATGACAAAgtgaaaattgaaaactga